A stretch of DNA from Promicromonospora sukumoe:
GTCCGCTCGTCGGTCATCGCCGCTCCCCCTCGTCACGCCCTTGCCGCGCTCTGGCCCTGCTCCTGCCGTGCCCTTGCCGCACAACTTATCACCGATAAATTATCACCGATAAGGAACCTCTGGCTAGAGTCGGGCCATGCCACGCACCCGCCCCGGGCTGGACCGGCCGACGATCGTCGCCGCGGCCCTCGAGACCCTGGACGAGCGCGGCCTGGACGGGCTGTCGAGCCGCGACGTCGCGCGCCGGCTCGGCGTGCAGCAGCCCGCGCTCTACCACCACTTCCGGAACAAGGCGGAGCTGCTGAGCGCGGTCGCGGCCGAGGTGCTCGACCGCTGGCACACCGACCGCCTGCCCGAACCCGGCGAGCGCTGGGACGCGTTCCTCCTGCGCAACGCGCGCAGCCTGCGGCGCGCCATGCTCGCCGTGCGCGACGGCGCGCGCCTGATCGCCTCGACCGGGCCCCGGGCGCCCAACCTCGCCAACTCGGTGGCCCAGGTGGCGCACCTGGAGGCCCAGGGCTTCGCCGGGACGGACGCGGTGCTGGCGTTCATCGCCGTCTCCCGGTACACGATCGGGGCGACGCTGGAGGAGCAGTCGGCGCCGGGCGAGGCGGCCTTCGTGGCCGACGACGGCGCCGGCCCTGGTACCGGCGGCGGCGCCGGGGGTGACCGCAGGGGTGACGCGGTCGAAGACGCCGGCCTCGAGGGCGCCGACCATCTCCTGGCGGTCGTCCGGGCCGTCGCCGACCTCGGCGCCGCGCACGAGTTCGACGTCGGGCTCACGGCGCTCGTGCGGGGCCTGGCGCCGTCGGACGACTGAACCGACGTCGGACGGGTGGGCCGCCGTCGGACGGCTGAACGGTCAGACGGGCTCGGCCGACGGCTCCTCGGACGGTCCGAGCGACGACTCAGCGGCTGATCCAGCGGCAGATCCGGAGGCAGATCCGGAGGCAGGCCCGGCGGGCGGTTCGACGAGCGCCCGGGCGGGCCTGTCGGCGTCGTACCGGAGGGTGACCTGGTCCCCGACCGCGTGCGCGGCGCCCCACGTGGTCTCGACGAGGGTCTGCTCGCCGGCGAACGGGTGCCGCCAGCGGACGGTGGTCGCCATGCGCGGACGACCGTTGAGGACGACCTTGCCGGCCGCGCGCACGTCGGTGACCGTGCCCGTGGCCCGCTGACCGGTGCGGGCCAGCCGACGC
This window harbors:
- a CDS encoding TetR family transcriptional regulator; this encodes MPRTRPGLDRPTIVAAALETLDERGLDGLSSRDVARRLGVQQPALYHHFRNKAELLSAVAAEVLDRWHTDRLPEPGERWDAFLLRNARSLRRAMLAVRDGARLIASTGPRAPNLANSVAQVAHLEAQGFAGTDAVLAFIAVSRYTIGATLEEQSAPGEAAFVADDGAGPGTGGGAGGDRRGDAVEDAGLEGADHLLAVVRAVADLGAAHEFDVGLTALVRGLAPSDD